The Ipomoea triloba cultivar NCNSP0323 chromosome 13, ASM357664v1 genomic interval TTTATTTCGTCTCTTATAAATATAATCACGTTCATCAACCTTAGCTTATTTAAATTTCAAGCGAAAGAAAAAATGGCTTACATTCACAATGTATTGGTAGTTATTTTCGTCGCATTTGCATTATCCCCAAATGTGACGGCCGATTTGGTTAGTAACCTCTGCGCCGAAGCGAATCATCCGCCCAAATGCTTGGAGGCGCTAAAATCCGATCCGCGCAGCAAATCCGCGAGCCTCGAAGGCCTGGCGTTCATCGCCATCGATGCAGCGGATAAGTACGCGAAAACCGTGCGCGGCCTGGTGCAATCGCTGCTCAAATCGGCGAAGACTGCTCAGCTCAAATCGCGATACTCGTCGTGTTTGGAGAACTACGAGGACTCGATTGATTCGCTTGATCGGTGCACGGAGTTTTTGAAGGCGAAGGATTATGGAAGCCTGGATTCTTACGCCTCCGCGGCTTTGGATTTTCCGGGGACCTGCGACGACGATTTTGCCGATCCGCCGGCCGAGCCTGGCCAGCTCAAAGCTGCCAGTGCGAAGCTGCAAGATTTTTGCGATGTTGTGTTGCTTGTTAGCAGCAAATTGAGCGGACGGAAAGtccagtaatatatatatatatatatatatatatatatagtatgtatattCTGAGTCTGCATGTGAAGTAATATGATTACAATGCTACAATATTATCGCCAAATGAATATGAATACTAATGATTTAATGAATGCCCTTGTAATTAAAAGAGTATGATGAAATGTGATCTAGTGTAAGGAGTAAACTTTGTAAACTTTATCttatgattttaattataaagagataaatcaatttaaattgtCCATATGATCAATGTTGTAGAAAGTCCTAGTCCTAGTCAAGGGCTCACCTAGCGCCTAGAAACATACAATGTCCGCGACTCCGCGATTGACATTTGTTTCTAGCGAGGTCTCAACGTCTATGACAACAATGATGTTTCTAGCGAGGTCTCAACGGGACAACAAGGATGTGACTCTATGATTGCGATGACAAGGCAACTCAACAACTATGACAACGATGATGTGACTATCACTGCGACGACAAATTAAAGCAACTCAGCGACTATGACAACAAGGATGTAATTGTGACAACGATACCTCGACAAGGCTCAAGTAGTGTGGACTATGGAGTGCAATTGTGGATAGGGCGAGGGAGATTCCCCATTTGCAAGTTTTGCAATTTTTTTGGAAATTGGATTGATTCGTTCAAATGAGCGAAACAAACCGATTTAAAAAATgtgtccaaaactacgtcgtctttttttttttttttttttaattaataaacatatttctgaatatagagttgtctaaaaatgtgtgaatgtagaagttTCAAAGtgtaaaaatgtgtgaatgtagaagtttcaaagtgtgaatatagggtatagaaatcgtgaatgtagatttatgattgtgtgaatgtagagttgcccaga includes:
- the LOC116001439 gene encoding pectinesterase inhibitor-like, translating into MAYIHNVLVVIFVAFALSPNVTADLVSNLCAEANHPPKCLEALKSDPRSKSASLEGLAFIAIDAADKYAKTVRGLVQSLLKSAKTAQLKSRYSSCLENYEDSIDSLDRCTEFLKAKDYGSLDSYASAALDFPGTCDDDFADPPAEPGQLKAASAKLQDFCDVVLLVSSKLSGRKVQ